aggaatctccacactgttctccaaattggctgcaccaacttgcattcccaccaacagtgtaagagggttcccctttctccacatcctctccaacacacgttgtttcctgtcttgctaattttggccattctaactggtgtaaggtgatatctcaatgtggttttgatttgaatctccccgagggctagtgatgatgaacattttttcatgtgtctgttagccatttgtatgtcttcattgtagaagtgtctgttcatgtctatCTAGACTCTTAAGTAAAACTAACAAACCCAAGGAGATGTGCTGTTTTTATCTAGTGACCTCAAATACACCCTGAGAGGTACAACAAAAATCCCTCAGAGGTACACTGCTTAACTAGAATGACTATAATACTATAAACATTATTTCTTAACACATATTACGATACTAGAAATTTTATGCatgttttgagttattttatctttaatatttgctATTCCAAATTTTTAGAATCTCTGATGGAATGTTGAAACAGATAGATAATTCATGTTCCCATATAAAATGTAATCCAGAACCTGAAATTCACACCATTGGTGTATTTATTCCCCCTTATTAAGGATCCTGATAAAACACACTAAGAGATTTTCAGAAAATTGTTCATGATTATTAGAACCTTGGAACACAAATTTTTAAGGAACTCTGATCCTTTAGTTTGAAATAATTCCAGAAAactgaaagaagtaaaaatgactAAATGTATTTATGGACAGACTTTGGAAAGGATAATTTTATAAGGAAACTTGAGGATATCTATTAGAATGGAGAGAATGACTTAGAAATTGTGCCGATGACTCAGAATGAGTACTAAGTCCATGATAATTTAAGTCATGAAATCAAACATGCTGTAGAGCTTTatgaatttagaatttaattttgttgTCTAGATTTGCTTTATAGGGCATAAAGCTACAATATTAGATATTAAACTCAGtgctctgtgggaaaaaaatttcacaaacCTTTGAATTAAGGCATTAGTATCCCTGTTTGGTGGCAAAGAAACTgtagtaaaaaataatgaatggttGTCCCTAAAAGTCAGACAGCTCGTACATTACTCTATTGAGAAGGTACATATACCCAGTAATGAAATACAAGattgaattttcatttcagacAATAGTGTTGAGTTTTTGCTCAACTCATTTTGTTTTGACTAAAATGTATTTGTGAGGAATTTTACAGCTAGGAGTTataaaaacttttcttaaaaaaaaagaaactaatagaTCAACTAAGGCTTTTAATTTCAACATGATATTTTCATAACTCCCATATTGAAATAGGACGAACTTACTCATTCACGTGGTGAAGGAAGCTACTTTATCATAGTCATCAATCACTAGTAAAGTTTTTTGGGTTAGAATATTTTCCACCTTACGTATTCCTACCATCTTCACTgtctgttgttttctgtcttgacCCAGGAGAAGTTCTGTTTTATTGAGCACGATATCATTGTTTATCATAACAAAGACTGACTTGGGTTTATGGTCAAAATAATGTATACTTAAAATCACTGACTCTAAAGTTTTTCATGGATTTTCCCTttgaacatttctattttatatgctTTTGACCTATATGCCTCTTGAGTTCACTTACCTTTGAGGCCAAAGCCCTTGTGGATGAGATACAGTTGGACACTGAATGTTGGAGGATGACCAAATGTGGTCAATATATGTTGATTAAAGTTGACTCAGGATagcagtgacatttaaaaaaatatatgattatttataatttatatgggATTCATGTGGAAATAatttacacaaatatattttctaaactttctaaatatatttttctctaaatatatttttctaaatatatatttgtaatatatttattacaCCAATTTCCCCCGACACTAAATTAGCTAGCCATTAGGGTTAACTAGTAGTTAGGGCAATCAAGGTGACAAGACATGATAGGATTCATATTGTAAGCCAGGTATTCTCATAAGTTGATAACAACTGTAATATTACCCAGACTTATTGCTTCTTTCCAGTCCTGCTCTTTTTGTGAACTCTGCGGCACTTGATATACCATTTGCTCATCACTTCCATGCCCAGGATCCTCTCAGGGAGGAAAACACATCTACCTGTGCCTCGTGGGTCTCCTTTCCAGAGATCATCTCATCCTGACCCAAAACTCCTTGGTCAGTGCCCTTCTCAGGGCAGCCTTCACATCCTTGTTCCTCAGTGTATAGATAAATGGATTGAGTGTGGGCGTGATGATCCCATAGAAGAGAGCCATGATCTTCCCCCTGTCATGAGAGTAGCTAGAGGGAGGCTGGACATACATACTGATGGCTGTGAAGTAGAAGAGGGACACAACCAGCAGGTGTGAAGCACAGGTGTTGAAGGACTTCCAGCGACTTTCAGCAGAATGAATCCTCATTACTGCCCGTGCAATGAGCATATAGGTGCCTAGGATGAGGGTGAGGGGCACCAGAAGTAGCAATGCTGCCAGCACATTGAGCTCAGCCTCATTCACATGAGTATCAGCACATGCTAATTTCAAAAGGGCAGGAACTTCACAGAAGAAATGGTCTATCACCCTATGTCCACACCGTGGGACCACCACAGTGAGAGTGGACTGCACAAGGGAGTTGGCAAAGCCACTGATCCAGGTCCCAGTGGCCATGTGGATGCAGCGTCTCTGACTCATGATGATTGGGTAGTGAAGGGGCTTGCAAACAGCAGCATAACGGTCAAAGGCCATGATGGCTAGCAGTATACATTCAGTAGAACCCAAGGCCAAGAAAATGTACAGCTGGGCAACACAGCCACCATAGCTAATGGTCTTGTCTTTTCCCCTAAGGTTGACTAACATCTGTGGCACAGTGCAGGTAGTGTAGCAGAGGTCCAGTAGGGAGAGATTTGAGACAAAAAAGTACATGGGACTGTCAAGCTGGGGGTCCAGGCAGGAAACAAGGATAATGGAGATATTTCCAAATAGGGCAAAGATGTAGGCCATCAGAAAGATTACAAAGAGTGGTGTCTCCAGCCAGGGACGGTCCAGGAATCCCAATAAGATAAAATCATCTTGTGAGCTCTGATTGTTGATCCACATGTTGTCGCTAACAGGTGAAATTCTAGCTGGAACATCTAAATACCCACTGCTGCAGATGGGTGTCAGTGGTAAAAGGAAGCCACAGAGAAGTAGAGACAAGAGCTGGTGAGATGAAATTCTCATTTCAGCTATAATCTGCACCCATACCTTGAGTATGGTAAAATGGGGAGTCAACATAGCCGGTGTAACTTTGAAAGATTActaagagaagaataaagagagCACCAGCAAAATAGGAAAATTGGCTTCTTTTATGGGTGCCTTTCAGTTGGCTACTCACTCCTTTTAGAATTCTCGATCTTCTAAAAAGGTTCAGTAGAACTCCCATCAACTGTACATGACACCAATATTTAATGGCAACAACAGATTATGGACTAAAGCAGAGCTTCTCAGATACAAGTCAAACAAAGATCAGCTGGAAGGGGCAGGTGGATCTCTGTCTTCCTCAGACTGACCAGGTCAGAATCTTCACGGGAACGGAAGCACTGTACACATTCTATGGGTTGAAAGGATGCAGTTTCAGACCCTGCTCATCCCTTCCCAGCAAAATGCTGATCCTattcagaaaattttaagatagagataagaaacaaaaacagcataCACACGAAACAACCCACAAAACCTTGTTTGTGTGaaaatgttgctttaaaaatatctggaTGTGTCATCAATGCTCTTGTTttggacagctgtatgtagaagaatgaaactcgaccattttcttacaccgtacacaatgatagactcaaagtggattaaagacctcaacgtgaggcagaaatccttcagaatcctagaagagaacataggcagtaatctcttcaatatcagccacagctacttctttcaagatatatctccaaaggcaaaggaaacaaaagtgaaaataaacttttgggacttcattaagatcaaaagcttccacacagcaaaggaaacagtcaagaaaacaaagaggcaacacacggaatgggagaatatatttgcaaatgacagtacagacagtaCAGTAtagatatccaggatctataaagaactcaaactcaacccacacaaaacagacaatcatatcaaaaaatgggcagaagatatggacagacacttctccaatgaagacatacaaatggctttgagacacatgaaaaaatgttcatcatcactaggcatcagggagattcaaatgaaatctacattgagatatcaccttacaccagttagaatggccaaaattagcaagacaggaaacaatatgtgttggaggggatgtggagaaaggggaaccctcttccactgttggtgggaatgcaagttggtgcaacctctttggagaacagtgtgaagattcctcaagaaattaaaaatagaacttccctatgaccctgcaattgcactcctgggtatttaccccagagatacagatgtagtgaaaagaagggccatcctaccccaagtttatagcagcaatggtcacggtcaccaaactgaggaaagaaccaagatgcccttcaacggacgaatggataaggaagatgtggtccatatacactatggaatattatgcctccatcagaaaggaagaatacccaacttttgtagcaacatggacaggactggaagagattattctgaa
The nucleotide sequence above comes from Mustela erminea isolate mMusErm1 chromosome 21, mMusErm1.Pri, whole genome shotgun sequence. Encoded proteins:
- the LOC116581640 gene encoding olfactory receptor 2B6-like, which encodes MWINNQSSQDDFILLGFLDRPWLETPLFVIFLMAYIFALFGNISIILVSCLDPQLDSPMYFFVSNLSLLDLCYTTCTVPQMLVNLRGKDKTISYGGCVAQLYIFLALGSTECILLAIMAFDRYAAVCKPLHYPIIMSQRRCIHMATGTWISGFANSLVQSTLTVVVPRCGHRVIDHFFCEVPALLKLACADTHVNEAELNVLAALLLLVPLTLILGTYMLIARAVMRIHSAESRWKSFNTCASHLLVVSLFYFTAISMYVQPPSSYSHDRGKIMALFYGIITPTLNPFIYTLRNKDVKAALRRALTKEFWVRMR